The Streptomyces sp. NBC_00659 genomic interval CCGTACCAGCGTGTTGCGGGTGCTGCTGCGCACCTGGGCGAGCTGCTGGAAGATCCTGCCGTGCTCCTCGCGCAGCAGATTCGCGAACAGCGTCCGGTACTCGCCGTCCTGAGCCGCCGTCAGCTGCGCGAGCCGGCCCTGCTGCTCGGCGGTCGGCTGGGTCGGCAGGACGATGGCGAGGTCGGTGGCCACTTCGCGGACACGCTTGTCGAGGTCGGTGTGGCCGGCCACCAGCTGGTCGCCCGCCTCCTTGACGGCCTTCGTGGGGGCCCTGTCGATCGCCTGCCGGCCCGCGGACATCTCCCACAGGCCGTCCAGCTCCACCTGCACCACGAGGTCGCGGTCGGCGGTGCTCAGCGGTCCCCAGGGCGTGCTCACCACGGGGCCGGGGTCGGCGATGGCGGCCTTCACCGCGTCGAAACGGTGGGGGTTTGAACTGCACTCGTTCTAGTGAAGAACGAGCGATCATGAGCATTCATGAGTGAGTGGCTTCTACGGTCTGGCTTGTGAATCTGACCGAGTGGGCGAAGGCTCAGGGCGTCCATCCGCAGACGGCGCGCCGCTGGTTCCGTGATGGAACGCTGCCGGTGCCTGCGGAGCGGGTGGGCCCGCGCACGATCCTGGTGAACATCGAGGCCAACCAGGTCGCCGATGTCGTCAGGGGCGTGGGCCTGTACGCCCGGGTCTCCTCCCACGACCAGAAGGCCGACCTGGCGCGGCAGACCGCGCGGCTGGTGGAGTGGGCGGCGAAGGCGGGGCACCGGGTGGTGCGGGCCGAGTCGGAGATCGCCTCGGGCATGAACGGCGGGCGGGCGAAGGTCCGCCGACTGCTGGCCGACCCGGCCGTGACCACGGTGGTCGTCGAGCACAAGGACCGCCTGGGGTGGATGAACACCGAGCTCGTCGAGGCCGCACTGGCCGCGCATGGCCGTCGCCTCGTCATCCTCGATGACGGCGAGGTCGAAGATGACCTGGTCCGCGACATGACCGAGGTCCTGACCTCGTTCTGCGCCCGCTTGTACGGACGCCGCTCCGCGGGGAACCGCGCGCGGAAGGCGCTTGAGGCGGCCGCGAAGTGAGCGAGCGCAAGAAGCCGTTGCGTGCGGTCCAGGGCCCGTTCGTGGTCCAGGACCGTACGGGCGTCGCGATCCGCGACCGCCTCAAAGACCTCACACCGCAGGACAACGAGGTCCTGCGTCTCATCGGCGCCCACATGGGCGGCCTCGCCACCGCCGACCTCGCCCTGTACTCGCGGGCCGGCTTCGAGCGCACCGGCCAGACCTGGGCCACCCGCAAGCAGGAGCTGACTGTCAGGTCGTCGTCCCGCTGGGCCGGTGCCGTCACCAAGGGCACCCACGACCAGTACTCCCTGGCCCGGCGTGGCCAGTTCGCGTACCGGGACAAGCTCGCCGACGGCATCCGCATGCTCATGCACCGTCTGTCCCTCCCGGTCGGGGAGAAGGGTGCCAAAGGCAGGCCGGGCGGCTACCGGTCCAGGGCGGAGTGGTTCCACAAGTCCCGCCGTCTCCACATCCTCAAGGCCCGCCTCACAAAGGTGGAGGAGGACATCGCGACCGGGCAGGTGCACGTCGTGCGCGGCGGGAAGAGCCTCGCGAACAACCGGCACAACCTGGCCGCCGCCGGTCTTACCGAGACCGGGTGGCGGGAACGCTGGGAGGCCGCCCGCTGGTTCTTGAGCGCGGACGGCGAGTCGGGCAAGCGGTTCGGGAACGAAACGATCCGCGTCACCCCGGACGGCGAGGTCTCCGTCAAGCTGCCCAGGCCGCTGGAGTACCTGGCCAACAGCCCGCATGGCCGGTACGTCCTGACCAGCCGCGTCGCCTTCCGGTATCGGGGCGCGGAGTGGGCCGGCCGTGTCGCCGGGAACCGGGCGATCGCGTACGAGATCCACTACGACGTGGCCAAGAGCCGCTGGTATCTGACCGCCTCGTGGAAGCGCGCCGCCGTGCAGGCCATCGCCTTGGAAGCGGCGCGGGCGGGCGGGCTGATCGGCGTGGACACGAACGCCGACCACTTCGCCGCGTACCGCCTCGACCGGCACGGCAACCCGGTCGGCGACCCGCAGCGGTTCCGCTACGACCTGACCGGCAGTGCGGACCACCGCGACGCGCAGTTGCGGCACGCGCTCAGCCAGTTGCTGCGCTGGGCCACCCGGACCGGCGTCACCGCGATCGCTGTCGAAGACCTCGACTTCTCCGACGGCAAGACCCGCGAGAGGTTCGGTCGCCGCAAGCGGTTCCGGCAACTCATCCACGGCATCCCCAGCGGCAAGGTCAAGGCCCGGCTGGTGAACATGGCCGCCGAGCACGGCCTCTCCCTGGTCGCCGTCGACCCGGCGTACACCTCCAAGTGGGGCGCCGAGCACTGGAAGACCCCCCCCTGACCAGCAAGAAACGTGCGATGACCCGCCACGACACGGCGGGCATCGCGATCGGAAGGCGCGCCCTCGGGCACCCGATCCGGCGACGGACGAAACCGCCCCGCACCCACCAGAGCGATGGTGGCGGGCATCGGAACGTCCAGGCCGAACCGGGCACCTTGGAGCGCGAGGGACCCCGTCGGACACGGTACGGAACCAGCCCCCAGAGGGCGGCGACCGGCCGTGCAGTCAAAGCGGGGAACCAGCGTGTCCAACACCGTTCGGGACACGCGGCTGAGCACGGGTTCTGGCAACAGGACCCACTCCCGCTCAGTTCTTAGGAACGGTACGAGTAGAACACCGGGTACGCGAGTGAGCCGATCGTGCCGCCGATCGCCAGCACCATGAAGATCGTGACGAAGCTGCGCCGCAACTGAGCCTCCCTGCGGACCGGCTGTTCTTCGGCAACCTTCACTCGTCCGGTGCGGTCCGTACCGGCCGAAGCCGTTCTTGGCGCGTACCGGGTGCTCCAGCCCCTTCCCGTACGGGGGAACGGGAGTCGCGTGGGCGGGGGCACCCGGCCGCCGTGCCAGAAGATCAGTTCGCCGCCCGGGGCCGATAGGGCCGAACGGCCCAGGGCGTCAGGGCCGTACGGACACCGGGCCACGCCCCCGGACCGGGCGCACCCGTCTCCCGCCCGCGCGCCTCACTTTCGCTCCACCGCCCGGCAGTTGGCGGGCCGACGGCGGCGGAAGCGGGCGTCCGGGCTCGTCGGCGAGGCCCGCGCGAGGGAACCCGCTCCGGGCCCGTCGGCCGTCGCCCACCGGGACCGGAGGGGCCGTTGGGCCCTCCGGTCAGGGCCTTCGCAGGGGCTGTTCGGCCCTATCCGGCCCCCGTGTCCCGGAGCCGATCATGAGGCGGCGGCCGGGAAGCGGCACCGCGTCCACCCCCGTGCGCGGCACTTCCCGGCCCGCCGACGCCCTGAGCGGGACGTGTGCCGGACAGGACACGCCTCAGGGGCGGGACATGTGGAGAAGGGGAGGGAGTCGTCCGGTGGACGAGGCACAGACGCGCCCGGAGGAGGCGGCGAGACCGCGCACCGCGGTCTCCGCGGCCGGCAGGGCAGAGGCGGCGAACGCGGCCGGCGCGGCACGCACGGCCGATGAGACGGACGGGGTCGCCGCGGCGGCCACGCCCGACGGGACGGACGCGGTCGCCGGGACGGACACGGCCCCCGCGGCACGCGCGGCCGGCGAGGTGTCCGGGCGGCCCGGCGGAACGTCCGCCGAGGGGCCCGTCCGCGCCTCGTGGGTGGACTGGCTGACGACCACCGACCACAAGAGGATCGGGACGCTGTACCTGGTCACGGCGTTCGTGTTTTTCGGCGTCGGCGGTGTCATGGCGCTGCTGATGCGCGCCGAACTGGCCCGGCCCGGACTGCAGATCATGTCGAACGAGCAGTTCAACCAGGCGTTCACGATGCACGGCTCGATCATGCTGCTCATGTTCGCGATGCCGCTGTTCACCGGCTTCGCCAACTGGATCATGCCGCTGCAGATCGGCGCGCCCGACGTGGCCTTCCCCCGGCTGAACATGCTGGCCTACTGGCTGTTCCTGTTCGGGTCGTCCATCGCCGCCTTCGGCTTCCTCACCCCGGACGGCGCCGCCGACTTCGGGTGGTTCCTGTACGCGCCGCTGTCCGACGCCGTCCACTCGCCGGGGCTCGGCGCCGACATGTGGATCATGGGTGTCGCACTGTCGGGCTTCGGCAGCATCCTCGGCGCGGTCAACTTCATCACCACCATCGTCTGCATGCGGGCCCCCGGTCTGACCATGTTCCGCATGCCGATCTTCACCTGGAACGTGCTGCTGACCGCCTTGCTGGTCCTGATCGTCTTCCCGGTGCTGGCGGCGGCCCTGTTCGCGCTGGAGTGCGACCGCAAGTTCGGCAGCCACGTCTTCGACCCCGCGAACGGCGGCGCGCTGCTCTGGCAGCACCTGTTCTGGTTCTTCGGCCATCCCGAGGTCTACATCCTGGCGCTGCCGTTCTTCGGCATCGTCTCCGAGGTGATCCCGGTCTTCTCCCGCAAGCCGATGTTCGGCTACATGGGCCTGGTGGGCGCCACCATCGCCATTGCGGGCCTGTCGGTGACGGTGTGGGCGCACCACATGTATGTCACCGGTGGTGTGCTGCTGCCCTTCTTCTCCTTCATGACCATGCTGATCGCGGTACCGACGGGGGTGAAGTTCTTCAACTGGATCGGCACCATGTGGAAGGGCAGTCTGTCCTTCGAGACACCGATGCTGTGGACCACGGGCTTCCTGGTCACGTTCGTCTTCGGCGGTCTGACCGGCGTCATCCTGGCGTCACCGCCGCTGGACTTCCATGTCTCCGACTCGTACTTCGTCGTGGCGCACTTCCACTACACGGTCTTCGGCACGGTCGTCTACGCGATGTTCGCCGGATTCCACTTCTGGTGGCCGAAGATGACGGGCCGGATGCTCGACGAGCGCCTCGGCAAGATCACCTTCTGGACCCTGACCGCCGGCTTCCACCTCACCTTCCTCGTCCAGCACTGGCTGGGCGTCGAGGGCATGCCGCGCCGCTACGCCGACTACCTCGCCTCCGACGGCTTCACGGCCCTCAACACCCTTTCCACGATCGGGTCGTTCCTGCTGGGCCTGTCGGTCCTGCCGTTCCTCTACAACGTGTGGAAGACGGCCAAGTACGGCGAGAAGGTCGAGGTCGACGACCCGTGGGGCTACGGCCGTTCGCTGGAGTGGGCGACCTCCTGCCCGCCGCCGCGGCACAACTTCGCCTCGCTGCCGCGGATCCGGTCCGAGTCCCCGGCCTTCGACCTGCACCACCCGGAGATCGCCGCGGCCGAGGCGGTGAACTGAGCCATGGCGCAGCCCGTTCTGGCGCTGGGCGCCGCCTTGCTGACGGTGTCCGGCAGCGTCTGGTACGTCCCGGCCCTCGCCGATCTGCGCGCGGGCGCCGACCGTCCCCACTCCCGCCGGAGCGCGGCCGCGGCCTGCGTGAGCGCCTGGAGCACGGCCGGCACGATCGCCGCCCTGTTCCTGGTGACCGAGGCATGGTGGATCCCCGCCCTCACCGCGGCGGCGGGCGCGGCGGTCACCCTCGGCCTCCGGGTCCGCGCGGTGGTACGACGCCGGCGCGAGGCCGCGGAGGCGGCCCGCCACTGGGCACAGCTCGGGAGCGGGGCCACGGCCGCCGAGGACCGTTCCGGGAGCGGCCGTACCGTCTTCGCCGCCTTGACCGCCACCGGCCTCGCCGCCGCCGCGGCCACGGCGTGCCTTCTCCTGACCACGGGCCCCACCGGCGGTCACTGGCTGACGGCCGCCGTTCCTGCGGCCCTGGTCGGCGTGTTCCTCCTGATCGCGGCCACGGTGGCCCACCCGTCCCCGCGCACCGGCCCGCATCCGCGCGATGTCCGGGGCCGTACCGGCTGACCTGTCGTGGGCCCGCGGCAGCGAACGGACAGCGATCGGGCCCGGACGACACATGTCGTCCGGGCCCGATCGCTGGTGGCGGAGGCCGGTCAGAACAGGCCCTTGTACCCCTGCCAGCCGGTGGCGGTCTTCGTACGGCCGCCGAAGGAGCCCTTGCCGTTGCCGTCGTTGCGCCAGACGGTGCCGGCGGTGTCGCGGGAGACGAGGTCGGCCCGGCCGTCGCCGGTGACGTCGCCGACGCCCACGACCACGTTGTACGACGAACCCCAGTCGTTGAAGACCTTCACGCGGGCCTTGAACGTGCCGGTCGCCGTGCCGTCGTAGCGCCACAGCTCGTTCGACTTGTCCTGGGCCAGCAGGTCACCGTGACCGTCGCCGTCGAGGTCACCCGCGCCCACGACCTTCTTGTACCCCGTCCACTTGGACGCGACCTTCACCCGGGCGGAGAACGTGCCCGTGCTCGTCGCCTTGTAGAGGTAGACGTCGCCGGTCGAGGACTGGCGGGCGATCAGGTCGGCCCGGCCGTCGCCGCTGACGTCCCCGGGCGAGGTCAGCACGTCGTACTGGTTCCAGCCCGTGCCCAGCGAGGTGTACGCGGTGGACGGCGTCACCGCCGCCCCGCACGCGGGCCGGTAGGCGCGCAGCGAGCCGCTGCTGAACCGTACGAGCATGTCGTTGCAGCGGTCACCGCTCAGGTCGCCGAAGGGCACCGCCTTCACCGTGGTCGGCCACCCGGAGCCCGACACCTTGCCGGTGAACGTTCCCTTGCCCGTCCCGTACTGGTACGTCAGCCCGCCCGAGCTGTTGAGCGTCACCAGCTCGCCGGAGCCGTCCGACCCGACGAAGTCGCGGCGGACCGCGGCGGCTCCGGTGACCTTGACCGAACCCGTCCTCGTCAGTGCCGAGCCCTGCCCGTCCGCGGGGGTGACGGTCAGCTTCCAGGTGTAGGCGCCGTTGGGCACCAGCCGGCCGGAGCCGTCCTTGCCGTTCCAGGCCGGGTCCACCACACCGCGGGCCGGACCGCCGGAGAGCGCCCGCACGGCCGTACCGGCCTTGTCGCCGATCTCGAGCTTCCAGGAGGCCGCGGGCTTGTTCAGCCACCACTTCGGGCCCCACTGCGTGGCGCCGCCCTTGACGTCGACCGAGGCGGCGACGGTGGCGTCGCGCTGGACGAGCGCCGAGACGGGGACGTCACTGGCGGTCAGACGGATGCTGTTGTCGGAGCGGAGCTGGGCGATCACACCGGTGTACGGGTCGACGTCCCAGGCGTTGCCCTCGAACGCCCCGGCGGTGTGCGCCACGGGCGTTCCGCCGCGCACGTCGATCACCTTGAGCTGTCCGGACGCGACCGTCGCGACGAAGCCGTCGCCGAGCTGCGCCTGCTCCCAGCTGCCGCCCGACACCAGCGTCAGATTCCGCTTGGTGACGGTGTCGTAGACGCCCTGGCCCTCCGAGTCGAGCACGCAGTTCCACAGCAGCCACCGGCTGACCGCCTGGAAGTCGTTCAGCAGGCAGCCGCGCCCGAACCACACCGGCTCGCCCTGCTTGCCGGTCGGCAGGTCGTAGGGGACCACGCTGTCGTTGCCGGACATCACCCACACGGTGGTGCCCCAGATCGCCCGCACGCTCTCCGTCGTGGTGAACACCGTGTGTCCGGAGTCGACGTCGACGATCCGGGTCTCGGTCACCCCGTTGCTGTCGTACGGCCTGGCCAGGGCGGCGAAGCGGCCGTTCGCGGCGGTCGCGGTCTGATAGCTGCGGGAGCTGTCGATCCGGGTGCCGGGCAGCGACTGGCCGGCCCCGAGGAGCTGGGGCTGCTGGGCGGTGCTCGTGCCGTAACCGGAGATGACGGTGCGGCCGTCGCCGGTGTCGAGGAGACGAGGGCGGCCCTGCGCGTAGTTCTCCATGGTGATCCGGCCACGGGTGGTGCGCGTTCCCGCCGTGGGGGAGCCGGCCACCCCCGTCTCACGGGTGTGGAGATACGTCCAGTCGCCCACGGGGTCCAGCTCCAGGGTGGTCAGCCGCCCCTGGGAGAAGGTCAGCTGGGAGACCGTGTGGGCGGCCTTGCGGGGGTACGCGTCCGCGATCCGGCGCACGGTGACCCCGCCGCCCGGGGCGGCCTCGACGAGGGAGACGCCCCAGTGGTCCGTGTCGGCGCCGCCCGGTACGAGGAGCCCGCCGTCCGGAGTCGCCATGGCCCGCACCGACGTCCTGGCCATCAGCGTCCGCGGAGCGGAGCCGTCGAGGGGGACGGCCTCGACCCGTGAGACCGCGCGGTCGGTGCCGGACCTGCCCAGGGAGGAGTCGTACCGGGCCACGATCACGGTGTCGCCGACCAGGCCCAGCACCTGCGAGATGTCGCCGACGCGCACGGTCCGCACGGTGGCGTCCGGGTTCTGGCGGGAGGCGACGTGCAGGACACCGTCGTAGCACCACACCAGGTGGGTGGGGCTGAGCGCGACCATGTCGTACCACGGCAGCACCTCGTACGGCAGGGCGGTGAAGCGCGCCTGCGCGACGTCGAGCCACCCGGTGACCTCGTCGTCGCCCTTGCGGTACCGCACGACCTGCCCGTGCGCGTCGCCCAGACCGGCGGCGGACTGCGTGTAGACACCGGAGGGGACGCCCTCCACCGCGCGGTCGGAGACGGAGCCGTCGTCGCGGGCGTCCAGCAGATGCCACCGGGAGTCGCCCGGGGTACCCGTCGTCGTGACGACCGTCGACCCGAGCGTGCTGAAGTAGAAGTGTCCGTCGGGCAGCGCCACCGTGCCGACCTGACCCGACGTCATGTTCCGCAGCGTCACGGTCCGGGCGGAGCTGTCGAAGCGGGCGACGACGTCCGAACCCGCGCCGGCACTCGTGACGCCGTACGCGTCCGTGCCCGAGGCGTCGACGACGGTGTCGACACCGTCGTACGTCGTCCACAGCTGGCCGCG includes:
- the ctaD gene encoding aa3-type cytochrome oxidase subunit I, with protein sequence MSGRPGGTSAEGPVRASWVDWLTTTDHKRIGTLYLVTAFVFFGVGGVMALLMRAELARPGLQIMSNEQFNQAFTMHGSIMLLMFAMPLFTGFANWIMPLQIGAPDVAFPRLNMLAYWLFLFGSSIAAFGFLTPDGAADFGWFLYAPLSDAVHSPGLGADMWIMGVALSGFGSILGAVNFITTIVCMRAPGLTMFRMPIFTWNVLLTALLVLIVFPVLAAALFALECDRKFGSHVFDPANGGALLWQHLFWFFGHPEVYILALPFFGIVSEVIPVFSRKPMFGYMGLVGATIAIAGLSVTVWAHHMYVTGGVLLPFFSFMTMLIAVPTGVKFFNWIGTMWKGSLSFETPMLWTTGFLVTFVFGGLTGVILASPPLDFHVSDSYFVVAHFHYTVFGTVVYAMFAGFHFWWPKMTGRMLDERLGKITFWTLTAGFHLTFLVQHWLGVEGMPRRYADYLASDGFTALNTLSTIGSFLLGLSVLPFLYNVWKTAKYGEKVEVDDPWGYGRSLEWATSCPPPRHNFASLPRIRSESPAFDLHHPEIAAAEAVN
- a CDS encoding FG-GAP-like repeat-containing protein, giving the protein MGRRALVRCATAAAVSFTLALGLSPLTAGVAQGEPVTGEVVVPATTSLVPRTGLLSAGPSGFLRYEEGRGQLWTTYDGVDTVVDASGTDAYGVTSAGAGSDVVARFDSSARTVTLRNMTSGQVGTVALPDGHFYFSTLGSTVVTTTGTPGDSRWHLLDARDDGSVSDRAVEGVPSGVYTQSAAGLGDAHGQVVRYRKGDDEVTGWLDVAQARFTALPYEVLPWYDMVALSPTHLVWCYDGVLHVASRQNPDATVRTVRVGDISQVLGLVGDTVIVARYDSSLGRSGTDRAVSRVEAVPLDGSAPRTLMARTSVRAMATPDGGLLVPGGADTDHWGVSLVEAAPGGGVTVRRIADAYPRKAAHTVSQLTFSQGRLTTLELDPVGDWTYLHTRETGVAGSPTAGTRTTRGRITMENYAQGRPRLLDTGDGRTVISGYGTSTAQQPQLLGAGQSLPGTRIDSSRSYQTATAANGRFAALARPYDSNGVTETRIVDVDSGHTVFTTTESVRAIWGTTVWVMSGNDSVVPYDLPTGKQGEPVWFGRGCLLNDFQAVSRWLLWNCVLDSEGQGVYDTVTKRNLTLVSGGSWEQAQLGDGFVATVASGQLKVIDVRGGTPVAHTAGAFEGNAWDVDPYTGVIAQLRSDNSIRLTASDVPVSALVQRDATVAASVDVKGGATQWGPKWWLNKPAASWKLEIGDKAGTAVRALSGGPARGVVDPAWNGKDGSGRLVPNGAYTWKLTVTPADGQGSALTRTGSVKVTGAAAVRRDFVGSDGSGELVTLNSSGGLTYQYGTGKGTFTGKVSGSGWPTTVKAVPFGDLSGDRCNDMLVRFSSGSLRAYRPACGAAVTPSTAYTSLGTGWNQYDVLTSPGDVSGDGRADLIARQSSTGDVYLYKATSTGTFSARVKVASKWTGYKKVVGAGDLDGDGHGDLLAQDKSNELWRYDGTATGTFKARVKVFNDWGSSYNVVVGVGDVTGDGRADLVSRDTAGTVWRNDGNGKGSFGGRTKTATGWQGYKGLF
- a CDS encoding IS200/IS605 family accessory protein TnpB-related protein; this translates as MSERKKPLRAVQGPFVVQDRTGVAIRDRLKDLTPQDNEVLRLIGAHMGGLATADLALYSRAGFERTGQTWATRKQELTVRSSSRWAGAVTKGTHDQYSLARRGQFAYRDKLADGIRMLMHRLSLPVGEKGAKGRPGGYRSRAEWFHKSRRLHILKARLTKVEEDIATGQVHVVRGGKSLANNRHNLAAAGLTETGWRERWEAARWFLSADGESGKRFGNETIRVTPDGEVSVKLPRPLEYLANSPHGRYVLTSRVAFRYRGAEWAGRVAGNRAIAYEIHYDVAKSRWYLTASWKRAAVQAIALEAARAGGLIGVDTNADHFAAYRLDRHGNPVGDPQRFRYDLTGSADHRDAQLRHALSQLLRWATRTGVTAIAVEDLDFSDGKTRERFGRRKRFRQLIHGIPSGKVKARLVNMAAEHGLSLVAVDPAYTSKWGAEHWKTPP
- a CDS encoding DUF4142 domain-containing protein; its protein translation is MKAAIADPGPVVSTPWGPLSTADRDLVVQVELDGLWEMSAGRQAIDRAPTKAVKEAGDQLVAGHTDLDKRVREVATDLAIVLPTQPTAEQQGRLAQLTAAQDGEYRTLFANLLREEHGRIFQQLAQVRSSTRNTLVRELATVANRTELGHISALERTGYVDFDAVARGATASPAAVPTVLPVPSSP
- a CDS encoding IS607 family transposase — its product is MNLTEWAKAQGVHPQTARRWFRDGTLPVPAERVGPRTILVNIEANQVADVVRGVGLYARVSSHDQKADLARQTARLVEWAAKAGHRVVRAESEIASGMNGGRAKVRRLLADPAVTTVVVEHKDRLGWMNTELVEAALAAHGRRLVILDDGEVEDDLVRDMTEVLTSFCARLYGRRSAGNRARKALEAAAK